The genomic region CGGATCGCGATCAAGAACCCGATCTTCGGCGGCGGACGGGCCGCGGTCGAGGCGCGGGTGCAGCTGAACCCCGGCGAGACGCAGCGGCTGGTCTATCGCGGCCCGCTGACCATCTTCCAAGCGGGGAAGATCGAGCGCCTCGACGCTCCGACGCAGCCCGCGCCCGCCCCAACGCCCGCCCCCGCAACGCAGCCCGCTTACGCCGCGCCGACCGCGCCCGCGGCGCCCGCCGCGGCCGCGAGCCGCTGCGCCGGCTGCGGCGCGCCGCTGCCCGCCGGCGGCCGTTTCTGCGCGGCGTGCGGCAAGCCGGCGACGCGCGGCGCGGTTTGCCCCAACTGCAACAGCCCGCTGGGCGCCGGGCGTTTCTGCACCGTCTGCGGGTTCCGCCTGCAGAGCTGAAGCCGGGCCGCGGCGAAAGCGCGCGTCCCGCCGGTTTCCCTTCATCCCCTTCGAGGCGTCGAGATGTTCTGTACCCACTGCGGAACCCGTCAAGCCGATGGATCCTCCTTCTGCCGTCAGTGCGGCGCGCCGCTCGTCGCGCCGTCCGCGCCGACCCCCGCGCTACCCGCGGCCGACGGCCGCGGCGGCGCCCGCCTTCCGGCGCCGCCCCCAGTCCCGGCGCCCGCGCCGTTCCCCAACCCCGCGACGCCGCCCGCTCCCGCGGCGCCTCCCGCCGCCGCGGCGAAGCGTTCGTCGGGAACGTTGGTCCTGGTCCTGGCGCTGCTCGCGGGGGCGCTGGTCGTCGCGGTCGTCGTCGTCGGCCTCGGCGTCTTGGTCTGGCGCGCGAGGCACAGGGTCGTCGCCCCGGCGAACGAGGCGACGGCGCCCGCCGACGTCGCGGCG from bacterium harbors:
- a CDS encoding zinc ribbon domain-containing protein, whose amino-acid sequence is RIAIKNPIFGGGRAAVEARVQLNPGETQRLVYRGPLTIFQAGKIERLDAPTQPAPAPTPAPATQPAYAAPTAPAAPAAAASRCAGCGAPLPAGGRFCAACGKPATRGAVCPNCNSPLGAGRFCTVCGFRLQS